In Mycobacterium branderi, the DNA window TGTGGGGCTATTCCGGCGGCGGGCTCGCCAGCGCGTGGGCCGCCGAGGTGTGCGCCGACTACGCACCCGAGCTGGACGTCGTCGGCGCGGTGCTCGGCTCACCCGTGGGCGACCTGGGCAGTACCTTCCGCAAGCTCAACGGCAGTTTGTTCTCCGGTTTGCCCGCGCTGGTGGTGGCCGCCCTGGCACACCTCTACCCCGACCTGGACCGGGTGATCAAACAGCACACCAACGACGAGGGCCGCGCGCTGCTGTGCGAGCTGGAGACCATGACGACCGCGGGCGCGGTGATCCGGATGGCCCGCAAAGACATGGGCGACTATCTCGACCGCCCGCTGGACGAAGTCCTGGCGATGCCGGAGGTCCAGTACGTCTTCGACAACATCAAGCTGGGCACCACGGTGCCGACTCCGCCGGTCCTGATCGTCCAGGCGGTCCATGACTACCTGATCGCCGTCGAGGACATCGACGAGCTGGCTGACGCCTATTCGGCCGGCGGCGCCGATGTCACCTATCACCGCGACGCGTTCTGCGAGCACCTGCTGCTGCATCCGCTCTCGGCGCCGATGACGCTGCGCTGGCTTCAGGACCGGTTTGCGGGTCGCCCGCTGAGCACGCGTCGGGCCAGGACCAAATGGCCGACCATGTTCAACCCAGCGACCTACACCGGCATGGCCCGGCTTGCCGTGATCGCGGCAAAGGTGATCACCGGGCGGACGGTGCACCGACGTCCGCTGTGACCGACTCGGACGCAGGCGGTTCGACAGTGGGATGCCCGCCGAGATCGTCGCGCGCGGTTGCCGCCGCCAGGACCGCGTAGACCAGCGCAGCGGTGCCAACCGGCAGCAGAAGAGTGCAGGCAGCCTGCAGCGGCGCCTGACCGAAGAAGACCGGCGGCGCCTCGGTGAAGTAGTACACCCGGTTCTGCTCGGTCACCGGTGCCGCATCGAAATCCACTGTGCCGTAATGCCAATGCACCAATAGTGCGCCCACCACCGCGGCGACGCACGCGGCGCCCGCGATACCGATGCAGATCCCCACAACCACGGCCGGCCCGCGGTGGGCGCGCCACTGCCACACGAGAACCGCCCCCACCACGGCAACCACATTCAGCAAGCCCAGCATCAGGAACGCGGCGACGAAGAAGTGCTCGGATTCGTTGCCGAGGTAGTCGTGCACCCGGTCGCCGTCGCGGGTCAGCGCCACCACGCCGTGTACCGCCGGCGCCAGCCACGCCCACAGTGCGCCCACCGGCACGCCCGTGGCGACCAGGCCCGCGATCACCGCGATGGTCGCCCGTCCGCGGGAGAAGCGCGGGGTGTCCGCGGTCATCGCTGCGCCTCCAGATCGGCCGAATCCACCCGCCCGTGTCGGGAACATTTGGCCCACCAGCCGTCCGGGCGGACCTGCACCACCATGCGGCGGCCGCATTCGGCACAGAACCGCGGCGGCTCGAGACCCAACTGGGCAGCCGTCGGCGACGACGAGCCCGCCGGCGCGCCGGTGTAGACGTTGTACACAGCGGCTCCGATCGGGGCCGGCAGGTCGGCGACCATCACACCAGTGTTTCTACAGGCTGGCGTTGAGCGCCTTGATCGGCA includes these proteins:
- a CDS encoding lipase family protein; this translates as MDVASLASTRTGAEWIGRPPHEELQRKARPVLPSEDPFYQPPPGFEHAVPGTVLRSRDVELAYLGLVPQRVTATQLLYRTTDMNGQPEATVTTVIVPPDADPKACPLLSYQCAIDAVASRCFPSYALRRGAKAVGALAQLEFLLVNAALAEGWAVSVPDHEGPHGIWGAPYQPGYCILDGVRAALNSERLGLSSSTPVGLWGYSGGGLASAWAAEVCADYAPELDVVGAVLGSPVGDLGSTFRKLNGSLFSGLPALVVAALAHLYPDLDRVIKQHTNDEGRALLCELETMTTAGAVIRMARKDMGDYLDRPLDEVLAMPEVQYVFDNIKLGTTVPTPPVLIVQAVHDYLIAVEDIDELADAYSAGGADVTYHRDAFCEHLLLHPLSAPMTLRWLQDRFAGRPLSTRRARTKWPTMFNPATYTGMARLAVIAAKVITGRTVHRRPL
- a CDS encoding DUF2567 domain-containing protein, with translation MTADTPRFSRGRATIAVIAGLVATGVPVGALWAWLAPAVHGVVALTRDGDRVHDYLGNESEHFFVAAFLMLGLLNVVAVVGAVLVWQWRAHRGPAVVVGICIGIAGAACVAAVVGALLVHWHYGTVDFDAAPVTEQNRVYYFTEAPPVFFGQAPLQAACTLLLPVGTAALVYAVLAAATARDDLGGHPTVEPPASESVTADVGAPSAR
- the bsaP gene encoding biotin synthase auxiliary protein BsaP, with product MVADLPAPIGAAVYNVYTGAPAGSSSPTAAQLGLEPPRFCAECGRRMVVQVRPDGWWAKCSRHGRVDSADLEAQR